In Ferribacterium limneticum, a genomic segment contains:
- the lptM gene encoding LPS translocon maturation chaperone LptM — translation MSRIAALLIILSLAACGMKGQLERPPGPASEPLLGNAKPAAKNVSTTTSPKAP, via the coding sequence ATGTCCAGAATCGCCGCCTTGCTGATTATCCTGAGCCTTGCTGCCTGCGGCATGAAAGGCCAACTTGAACGGCCACCCGGCCCGGCGTCTGAACCGCTGCTTGGCAACGCCAAGCCAGCCGCCAAGAATGTTAGCACGACCACCAGCCCCAAAGCCCCATGA
- the cyaY gene encoding iron donor protein CyaY, with the protein MDDKEFNTLAEATLARIDAALEASGADVDCQLAAGGVLEIEFDDGSKIIVNRHGVAREIWVAARSGGFHFRWDGTVWRDTRDAAELMEKLSTLASQQAGETIQLR; encoded by the coding sequence ATGGATGACAAGGAATTCAACACCCTGGCCGAGGCGACGCTGGCCAGGATCGATGCGGCGCTCGAAGCCAGCGGGGCGGATGTGGACTGCCAGTTGGCGGCTGGCGGCGTGCTCGAAATCGAGTTTGACGACGGCAGCAAGATCATCGTCAACCGCCATGGAGTCGCTCGGGAAATCTGGGTCGCCGCGCGTTCGGGCGGTTTCCATTTTCGCTGGGACGGCACTGTCTGGCGCGATACCCGCGATGCCGCCGAACTGATGGAAAAACTGTCAACGCTCGCCAGCCAGCAGGCCGGCGAGACGATCCAACTGCGCTGA
- a CDS encoding penicillin-binding protein 1A yields MALIVLVLTYPNLPSLEVLTDYRPKIPLRVYTADGFLIGEFGEERRAVVAIADVPAVMKHAILAAEDDRFYQHGGIDYTGVVRAIGANLVGGGKRQGASTITQQVARNFFLTGEKTYTRKLYEALLSFKIESNLSKDQIFELYINQIFLGQRAYGFAAASQIYFGKPLKDISIAEAAMLAGLPKAPSAYNPIVNPNRARLRQHYVLRRMRELGHITETQHEAALKEPLVVKRELAEYAVHAEYVAEMARQIAAERFPDEVYSRGMKVYTTVIKAEQEAAYNSLRKGVMDYDRRHGYRGAESYLDMKDIKSDQDEAIDEALQDIPDAGDLIPALVLAADAKHIKVYRKGGEVVNLTGDAMKFAARMLDDKAPPNKRLKRSAIVRLQKDDKGSWQISQLPEVESAFVAVDPKDGAIRALVGGFDFNRNKFNHVTQAWRQPGSSFKPFIYSASLEKGYGPNSVIADEPIVIPASQTGAAAWEPHNYDGKYEGPMRMRTALAKSKNMVSIRILQSIGTHYAQDYSARFGFDAAKHPPYLTMALGAGSVTPWQMVTAYSVFANGGFRVNPFVVREIRDGGNQVLALSAATEAGNEDSRVIDPRNAFMMDAMLRDVTIYGTAAKASAILKRHDLAGKTGTTNEYLDAWFCGYQMTVSGCAWIGFDQPRKLGDKETGGSAALPIWIGYMSRALKDVPTLLPQPPEGLIATGEGRERSYIYAENAAKEKPPEEEAQETAPLPTPDLSAPPTD; encoded by the coding sequence ATGGCGTTGATTGTTCTTGTCCTGACCTACCCCAACCTGCCATCGCTTGAGGTACTAACCGACTACCGGCCAAAGATACCTTTACGTGTGTACACCGCCGACGGATTCCTGATCGGCGAATTTGGCGAGGAGCGCCGCGCCGTGGTGGCGATCGCAGACGTCCCGGCAGTCATGAAACATGCAATCCTGGCGGCCGAGGATGACCGGTTTTACCAGCATGGCGGCATCGACTACACAGGCGTCGTGCGAGCAATTGGTGCCAACCTGGTCGGCGGCGGCAAACGGCAGGGTGCCTCGACTATTACCCAGCAGGTTGCGCGCAACTTTTTTTTGACTGGCGAAAAAACTTACACCCGCAAGCTTTACGAGGCCCTTCTTTCCTTCAAAATAGAAAGCAACCTCTCGAAGGACCAGATTTTCGAGTTGTACATCAACCAGATTTTCCTTGGCCAGCGCGCTTATGGTTTCGCGGCAGCATCCCAGATTTATTTCGGCAAACCACTAAAAGACATATCGATTGCCGAAGCCGCGATGCTGGCTGGACTACCCAAGGCGCCGTCGGCCTATAACCCGATCGTCAATCCGAACCGCGCCAGGCTTCGGCAGCATTACGTTCTGCGCCGGATGCGCGAACTGGGCCATATCACCGAGACACAGCACGAAGCGGCACTCAAGGAGCCGCTGGTCGTCAAACGCGAACTGGCCGAATATGCTGTCCACGCCGAATACGTAGCCGAAATGGCCCGGCAGATCGCTGCCGAGCGTTTTCCCGACGAGGTGTACTCGCGCGGCATGAAAGTTTACACGACGGTGATCAAGGCCGAACAGGAGGCTGCCTACAATAGCTTGCGCAAAGGGGTCATGGACTACGACCGGCGGCACGGCTACCGGGGCGCCGAATCCTATCTCGACATGAAGGACATCAAGTCTGACCAGGACGAGGCAATCGATGAAGCACTGCAGGACATCCCCGATGCCGGGGATCTGATTCCGGCTCTGGTTCTGGCGGCCGACGCCAAACACATCAAGGTTTATCGCAAAGGAGGGGAGGTCGTAAATCTGACCGGCGATGCCATGAAATTTGCCGCCCGGATGCTCGATGACAAGGCGCCGCCAAACAAGCGGCTCAAGCGCAGCGCCATCGTTCGCCTGCAAAAAGATGACAAGGGTAGCTGGCAGATCAGCCAGCTACCGGAAGTCGAGTCTGCTTTCGTTGCGGTCGACCCGAAAGATGGGGCCATTCGTGCCCTGGTTGGTGGCTTTGATTTCAACCGCAACAAGTTCAACCATGTCACTCAGGCTTGGCGGCAGCCGGGTTCCAGCTTCAAACCCTTCATTTACTCCGCTTCGCTGGAAAAAGGTTACGGCCCCAATAGCGTCATCGCCGACGAGCCTATCGTCATCCCGGCCAGCCAGACCGGCGCCGCCGCCTGGGAACCGCATAACTACGACGGCAAGTACGAAGGCCCGATGCGCATGCGCACGGCGCTGGCCAAGTCGAAGAACATGGTTTCGATTCGCATTCTCCAGTCTATCGGCACGCATTACGCCCAGGACTACTCAGCGCGCTTTGGTTTCGATGCCGCCAAGCATCCGCCTTACCTGACCATGGCTCTCGGCGCCGGGTCGGTCACGCCGTGGCAGATGGTGACTGCCTATTCGGTCTTCGCCAACGGTGGCTTCCGGGTCAATCCCTTCGTCGTCCGCGAAATTCGCGACGGCGGAAATCAGGTGCTGGCTCTATCGGCGGCGACCGAGGCCGGCAATGAAGACTCCCGCGTCATCGACCCGCGCAATGCCTTCATGATGGATGCCATGCTGCGTGACGTCACCATCTACGGCACAGCCGCCAAGGCGTCGGCGATCCTGAAACGACATGATCTGGCCGGCAAGACTGGCACGACCAACGAGTACCTGGATGCCTGGTTCTGTGGCTATCAGATGACGGTTAGTGGATGTGCATGGATCGGTTTTGACCAACCGAGGAAACTTGGCGACAAGGAAACTGGCGGCTCCGCGGCGCTGCCGATCTGGATTGGCTATATGAGCCGGGCGCTCAAGGATGTACCGACGCTGCTCCCGCAACCACCGGAAGGATTGATAGCCACCGGCGAAGGCCGGGAGCGGAGCTACATCTACGCCGAGAATGCGGCGAAGGAGAAACCACCGGAGGAAGAAGCCCAGGAAACCGCTCCGTTGCCGACTCCGGACCTCAGCGCACCACCAACCGACTGA